A window of Candidatus Alcyoniella australis genomic DNA:
CGCACTGTCTGGCCCGTAGTCGCAGGCAGCGGATCGATGGTGAATGCCGCCGTGGGCTTGCCGATGCCGGGTTTAAAAATTTCATATGTTTCCCAGGTGACCTCCGTGGCGCCGATCATCGTGAACCGTGCGCGGTCGAAGTCCACCTCGACCAGCAACACGTGCATCATCCCCAGGAACTTATCGGTGAACCAGGCCATCCCGCCGATCGGGTTGACAAAGGCGCCGGCGCCGCCGGAAACGAAGTAGACCGTGCCCTCGCTCTGCTCCACCTGATGGTCGTTGTAGATCGGCACGGTGCGCTCGTACATGTGATCGTGAGATCCGAAGGCCGCGTCAATGTGGTACTGGTCGAACAGCGGAACGAGGTACTGCTGCACCTCGGGTTCCGAGCCGTGGGTCGTGCCCGAGGAGTATGCCGGACGGTGGAAGAAGGCGAATTTCCACAGTGCGTCACTGCCGCCGAGCTGATCGTGCATCCAGGACTGCTGAGTGAGGTATTGCGCTGCGCCGTGCTCAGTGTCCAGCGCCAGGAACAGCGCGTTGCCGTAGCGTAAGCTGTAGAAATCCTCGGTCGCGGTGCGGTCGTTGATTGGCAGGGCGTACTGGGGCAGATACTTCGATCCGCCGCGGTCCTCGTGGTTGCCCCATACCGGCATCAGCGGGCAGTACGCCATATCGCCCGGATCGAAGAAATCATCCCAGCCGTCCTGATTGTCTCCCTCTTTGATTGCGTCGCCGTTGAACAGCATGAAGTCCGGCGATTGGTCGGTGGCCACGTCGAGCAGCGTGGGCCACCAGATCGATACGCCATCGCCCACTGTCGAACGACTGTCGCCCAAAAGCACGAAGCTGTAGGATTGACACACGTCGTCCGGAAGTGGTGCGGTAACGATATTCTCAATGCCGCTGCTGTGACCTGCTCCGTCGCCCACGCGCACCTGATAGACCGTGTTCGGCTCGAGCCCCGTGGCCTCGGCCACGTGCAGAATTCCGTGCCCTCCTGAATACGAATAACTATAACCCTCCACAGAGTCGGCCAGCTCGCCAATACCGTATTCCAGAACACTGCCTGTAACGCTCACATCGGTGCGCCACACAGCGGTGATGGAGGTTGACGGATCTTGCTGCCAGGAGAAATGCAGTTGATCCGGGTTCGACGACGGTCCTGCCAACACGGCCATTGGAACCAAGCATATTGCACAGGCAGCCAGAAATCGTACGATTCGCATTTTCATTCTCCGTGGAGGCCGATTTTTAACTATCCAATTGTGGAACACCTATGCCCTGATTGCAAAGCGTTCTGCTCACAACCGATTGTCATCGCTTGAGCGTAAGATTTGTGAAACACGGCGTTCAATTGTTAAGATCCAGTCGATGAAACGACTGTTGCTGATCGCGATTATCGGAGTGTGTTTCTTAGTACTCTGCGCCTGCGACAAGCACGGCGAGGTCAAGGTCGGTTCCGGCGAGCTCGCGCTGTCCGATCCCCAACCCAGCGTAAGCCCGCCATGTGCAAGAGCGGTGGTCACCTCGGGTTTGGGCTACGGTTGGGAGCGCCTCAACCACCGGCTGAGCCTGTGGCGGATCACCCCGGAGTTTGGCGGCCTGTGTCCGCCGAAGGTGCCGGACGACGCGTCGCTGGGTATGGCCGTTGTCGGCGGCAGTTTCACCACGGGCACGCTTTTTCGCGACAACCCCTGGTTTGATTACGATTACTTCAGCGTGGACTCGCCGCAGGTTCGCTTCATTCCCGGACGCGCCGTGTTGTACGTCACCGGCCCGGAGTTCATCACCGAAGAACAGCTGCAAATTCAGCTGCCAGACCTGGGTGAATTCGTACCGAGCACAGCCGTTGCGCTGGTCCAGGGCATGGAGATCTACACCGGCGTCGAGCAATCCGATCCGGAGTTCCCCGCTGATTACGACCCGGCACTGGGCTATACATCCAAAGGGCTTGGTATACGCCTAAGTCGACCTGAGCTTACAAACGGACGCGCGACGTTCGATGTTCGGGTTCGCTGCCAGGCAGCGGTGGCTGATCGCGACGACATGAACGCGGCGGTCCCGCATTCGACAACCCGGATGGTGGTCGATTACCTGCTGGTACTGATCGATCAGGGTGCGGCAATCGAGCAGTCCCACGGCTACACCCTGCATTACGATAAACCCAAGCTACTTCGCGAGCAGCAGATCGACCATGCTACGGCCGAACAGCGTCGTGTGGAGTTGCAAGGAACGCCCGGGCTGCAAACCGCTTTCATCGGCCTGGCCGGATTCAACTGGAAACTGTTCGAGGGGGCGCGCGGCGACTACCTGCGCGCTCTGAGCTGCCGGGCGCGTTTGGCACAGTACGATCCTGCCTCAGGCCTGGCCGTGGTCGACCTCGACGGCTACGCCTCCCACGCGAGCATTATCGCCTACGAGTCGATGGTCAACGATTTCTCAGCCGATGTAGTACTGGTCCAACTCGCATCAGGAAGCGCCCTGCCCCAATCACTCAGCGGATCGTTCGAGGTCGGCAGCACACGCTTCGACTTGGCGTTAGGGCCTGAGAGCCAATAACGTGATCTTTCAAAATCGCGGCTAACGGTAGCTGATCTCCACTTCCACCGAGTCGCCGGCTGCCAGGTCAAAGGGAACCGTTACCCGGTTGACGCCCCAGCGTTCGAAGAGCTCATACCCCGCGAGATCATGCTCCACTCCGTCGATCCATAGTCCGGCGATTGCGCCGATTACAGAAATTGCCAGCTCGATCTCGAGCGCCACTCCATTAGAACCCACCACTACGCTGCGCGCGCCGCCGCTGTCGCTTACCTCTACGTCGAGCCCGCCCTGGCCGTAGGTCAGGCCGCTAACGTCGGCGTGATCCCATTGGCGGGGCAGATGGATCGTCAGCGCGGCGCGGCCGTGCGGAGCGTCGGGGCGATAGCCAAATAGGTAGTCCAGCAGCGCGTCGCCGTAAATTCCGCCCTCCCACGGTCGATAGCGCGAGGTCAGGTCGCAGACAAGGCCGAAGGGCTCCCAGAGGTAGGCGAAACGACCGTAATCGTCGGCTACCTGGGCCTCGCCGGTATTGCCCGTTGATCCGAACACGTCCAGCGAGGATAGGAATAGTTGCTCGGCACGCGGGTGGTCGATGGCGCTCAGTCCGCTGAGCACGTAGCCCTGGGACATCCCGGAGAAGATCCCGCTACGGATTCCCATCAGGTCCATCAGCAAGGTGTACATCGGATCGGTATAGCTGATCACCGTCCCGTCGCTACGGCCGAACCAGTCGGTCAAGGTCAGCAGCGACTCGATCGCCCGCTCGTCATCGGGTGCGGCGTATCCGGTCCACAGCGGCTTGGTCGCCACATCCTCGTAGGGCTGTGGCCAGGGCTCGAGCGTATTGACGTCAACGATCGAGGCGTAATAGCCACCGTGGGGGTCATCGACCCAGTAGTGCTCCTCAGCTCCCTGTCGCACTCGCTGAGCCATCAGCTCGAACTGCTCGGCGTCGGCCTCGTATCCCAGCTCGCGGGCCACTTCGGCGGCAAACAACGCCGCGGGCACATAGAGAAACGACGAGTTGGAACTCAGATGCGTCTCGTACATCGAGTCGCCGAACCACATCCCGTAGGCCGCCTGCATCAACAGCCGGTAGGTCTCGTCGTCGGAAAACGGCAGCAGCCAATCGTCGCGAAAATCCTGATGCAGCAGGCAATGCTTTAATAGCCCATAGCGCTCGGCCAAAGGCGTGAAGTCGCCGGTGGCGCGGTACAGCTCGCGGTATTGCAACACGATGTAGCTTGGCGTCTCTGCTCCGGTTCGTCCGTGCATCGTGCTCATCGCATCCCAATCGGGCTGTGCGGGCAGCTCGGAGATGTCGAGGTCCAAGGCCATCGAGTTGGAGATATTGCCGCGCAACAGTGCGGCTGCCCAGTAGTAATCGAGCATCGCGGCCACATCCTCGGAGCGGCCGATGGGCGTGAAGAAAACCGTGGGGCCCATGATGTCTCTGATCCAGGTGCCGCCGTACTCGCTCATCACCGCACTCGCGCCTTGTGCTGTCTGCTGGGCGCGGATCGTCACTTGCAGGCCCTCGATCAGATCGTCGAAACGCTGATTATTTGTGTTGACCTGCGCCCCCTGATCGGACCAGGCGTACCAGGCGTCGCGGGTCGATTCCAGCAGGCTTTCAGCGCCCAACGATTGGACCACGTTGAGGATCGGTTCCGGACTCTGGTCTCCATTGACAAAGGCTAGCACCACCGGAACAGCGGCCTCTTCTCCGGGTCCCAGATCTTGTACGGGCAACACCAGGCTCTGATCTTCGAACCAACCCTGACGCCCGGGGTGCGCCACGTAGATGCTCTCGTCGCCGTTTTCCTCGTGCAGCATTACGCCGTCGGGCGATCCGAACACCGTCCCGATCTTAAGGCGCACATCGCGCACGATTTGCGAGCCCGGATTATGCACCACGCAGATGCGCACGATGGCGTCGATCGGCAGGGACTTTTCCGCCTCTGCGCCCTCAACCAGCGGAGCGAAATCGACCGTCCATAGGTCCAGCGGTCCGGCAACCGAGCGTGTGATGTTGATCGCCGTGCGCCTCACGCGCCAGGCGCTCTGGTCCTCGTAGGCCAACGGAATTCCGTAAGCGTGCAGGCTCAGCGACTTGTCGGAGAACCAGTGCACGTCTTTGTGGTAATCCGGTCCGCTGATGTTATGCAGACTGTTCAGCGGGAGATTGGTGCTCAGCAGTGAAAAGGTATGACCGTTGCCCAGACCAAGCTCGCCGATATTGCGCAGCAGCGGCGGATTGTCCGCCTCGACCTGCATGCTCCAAAGTGAGCGATCCTGCAACCAGGGTCGATCACGGAAGAAGCGCGGAAGGATGTCAGCGTCCGCGGTCGAAGCTTCGCCGGGAGACTCGAAGTCGTCGTCGCCATCGTCGTCAACTTGGTCGTCATCGTCGTCACCATCCGAGCCGTTGCCGCAGGCGAACAACAACACGGCACACAGCGTCAAGAGCAGCACGATCGCCGACAGCTTGTAAGGCGATGAATATTGCACTGTAGACCGCCCCCTGTTTCGTCGATTATTGCAGGACAGTATACAGCACAAAGGCCCGCCACGAGATCACGGCAGGCCCATACCTAAACAGATTGTGGCGGTCAGCCCAGCCTGGCGCTGATCATAAACTCGGGCATGGTATTGAGCTTGAAGTAGACGATCCCCTCGCTGATTACCTTTCCGCTGCCGATCTCGGTGATTTTACCGTAGCAGGTGGTATGCGTGCGGTGTAGGTTCCAGGGGCGGATGTCGACCTTCTCGCCGACGTAGTGATACTTCTTGCCGTTGGCTTCGAAATTGAAGGTATAGCGGATTTTGCCTTCCTGGAAGTAGCGCAGCTCAAGGGTTCCCTCGCACGGCGCGTCCTGGCACAAGCCGCCGACCGTGACCTTGCCCCGAAGCCAGTTCATCATGAACTGGTCTCCCAGCGGATTGATAAAACGCTCCATGCGCTTGTTGCCCCAGGTGACCTCGAAATGCATCGGCAGCTCGCCCTCGGGCCCCGCGCCCTTGGCGAATGTATGAGTGCCGCTCATCTTCTCGTCCATCATGAAGCCTAAGCGCTGCTCCTTTAACATCTGAATCATGTCGGCAATACGTCCCATCTCATATCCTCCCGCCCATACGCCGGGCCAGCAAGCTAAATGGCATTTCGGGTTGATCTTATGACGCTACGCGTCATGGGGATATTAAGCGATTGCATCACATCGTGCAATTCTTCGGGATAATTTATTACTTTGCCGCCTGGACCCGGCAGGTCGTCGCATACGCGGTGGCAATCGCTCAGATCAACTCGGCCACCCGTGCGATAACCTCGTTGTAATCGGGTTCCGCGGAGATCTCCGGCACGAGCTGCACGTAGCGCACTACCCGTTGCTCGTCGACCACGATTACCGCTCTGGCCAGCAGCCGCAATTCCCCGATCAGCAGACCGTAAGCCTCGCCGAACGACGCGTATCGGTGATCCGACAGCGTTCGTACGGCCTCGACTCCGGCTGCGCCGCACCAGCGTTTCTGAGCAAACGGCAGGTCCATACTTATCGTGAGAATCTCCACATCCGCCCCCAGTTCGACTGCCGCTTTGTTGAACGTACGCGTCTGCATGTCGCACACCGGGGTGTCCAATGAGGGCACAACCGAGATGATCAAGGTCTTGCCGGTGATCGCATCAAGGCCGACCTGCTGCATATCGTTGTCGAGCAATTTAAAATCGGGCGCCTGCGCTCCGACCTGGATCAGCTTTCCGATCAGCGTCATTGGCGTGCCGTTGAGCGTCACCGCGTTTGAATTTTCATCCATTATTTTCCCCCTTTAAAACTTCCATTTATTGAGATAGTTCCACATCGACAACGGCGGGAATAATGATCTTGGACATAAGATCTTGAATCGTAATCAGCTTTGGCAGTCCGGGCAGTAGAAGGTGCTGCGCTGGGCCTGGACGCTACGCTTAATGGCAGCGCCGCAACGCTTGCAGGTCCGGGACTCGCGGCCGTAAACAGCAAGGCGTTGCTGAAAAGTCCCCTGCTCTCCACGTGCGTCCTGAAAATCGGAAAAGGTCGTGCCGCAACAATCGATGGCCCAGATTAATACGCGGCGCGTTGCATTGTGCAGTCGCCGCACCTGCGCGCGATTAAGGGAGCCGGCGGGCGCGAACGGGCTGAGCTTGGCGCGATGCAAAATCTCCGAGGCGTAGATGTTTCCCAGGCCGACCAGCCGATCTTGGCGCATCAGCCAGACCTTGAGCGGCTGTGTGCTGCCAGATAGCAGCTTGGCCAGCGCAAAAGGCGTGAACCCATGGTCCAGCGGATCCAAGGCGTTTGGCAGCAGCTCATCAAGCGATCGGTGCATGGTGATCGTGCCAAAGCGCCTGGTGTCGGAAAAGATAAGATTACCGTGGTCGAGCTCGAGGATCGCCCGCGGCCGTTGATCGACTTGTCTTTGGAACAACAGTCTTCCGGTCATCCGCAGATGAACGCACAGCCATTGCTCGGCTCCGCGATGCTTAAGCTCGATGACGATTTGTTTTCCCGCGCGAAAGATATTCTCAATCTTCCCCTTAGCCGCTGCCAGGTCCGGGCTCTCCAGTTTGGGATCGAGGATCTGCACGCGTTTAAGTCGTCGGCCGATCACCAATGGACCAAGCTGTCTGACAATGGTTTCGACTTCGGGTAATTCAGGCATTTATTTAATTCAGCGGCTTTGATCGAGGCTGCGGCAAAGCAATGGTCATCGCCTAAATCGCGCCATCCTGCCGCAGCTTGGCGATCTGCTCCGGCTCAAATCCCAGCTGGGCCAGCACCTGGTCGGTATGCTCTCCAAGAGACGGAGAGGGCGCGATCGACGGGCGTTGATGGGAGGCAAAGCGGACCGCGCCGTAGGCGCCATGCAGCGTTCCCTCGCTAGGATGCTCAATGCTGCTGATCGCTTGGCGGCCTGACCAAAGTTCATGGGTCGGGACCTGCTTGAGATCGAGTACCGGCTCGCAGCAAACGTCGTGGTCGCGCAACAGCTCGATCCACTCGTCCTGGGTTCGACTGGAAAAGATCGCCTGCAATTCGGCCTTGACCTGTTCGGCACGTTCACCGGTGGCCATTCCGTCGTCTGCCAAGTCCGGTCGATTTACCAGCTCGACGAACGGCCTGAAGAATTTTGGCTCGAGCGCGCCCAGGGCCATGAATCTGTCGTCGGCCGTGCGATAGATGTTGTAACAAGGGTGCAATCCGTTGAGCATCATATCTCCGGGCCCCGGAGCCTGCTGCCGCAAATAAGCCTCGTCGAGGTAGGGCGAGACCAGGCTCAGGGCCGATTCGGCCAGCGAGACGTCCACGTGATCGCCCTGAGCACTGCTCTGGCGCTGCACGACCGCAGCCAGAGCTCCCAGTGCGGCGTAAATCGCTCCGCTGATATCGGCGAGCTGCACACCGGGCACGGTTGGCATACCCTCGATGCTGCCGCTGATTCCCAACACACCGGCCAGAGCGATGTAGTTCAGGTCGTGCCCGGCCCGTTGACGATGCGGTCCGTCCTGACCATAGCCCGAGAGCGAGACGTAGATCACTTGGGGAAATCGCTCGCGTGCCTGCTCGTAGCCGATTCCCAACCGCTGCATCACGCCGGGACGGAACTGCTCGACCACCACGTCATACTGCTGGATCAGCCTCCAATAGATCTTCTGGGCGTCGGGATTCTTTAAGTTCAGCGTGATCGAACGTTTGTTGTGATTCAGCGAGGCGAAGAACGTGCCTTGCTCGCTGTTGAGCGGCGGCATCCAGCGGGCGTAATCCCCGCCGTCCGGCGGCTCGACCTTGAGCACTTGCGCTCCGAGGTTGGCCAAAATCGTCGTGGCAAAGGGCCCGGGCAGCAGCCGGGTCAGATCGAGCACCCTTACGCCGCGCAATGGTCCCATTACTTACCCTTGAATACCGGGTCGCGCCTCTCGAGCTTTGCGGCAAAGGCCTCGAATGGATCCTCGGCGATGATCACCGTGGACGCGGTCACCGACTCGTATTCCAACGCTGCGGACAGCGGCATGTCCATCGAACGCAAAAAGACCTTTTTGGCCGACTGCACGGCCAGCGGCGCGTTGGCTGCAATTTGCGCGGCCATTGCTTCGGCTTTGTCCATCAGCTCGTCGGGCTCGACCACGATCTGCACCAGACCGATGCGCTCCGCCTCGTCAGTGTCGATCTGCTCGCCGGTATAGACCAGTCTTCGTGCTTGCGGTTGGCCGATCAACTTGGCCAGACGCGCACAGCCTCCCATGTCCGGCTGCATCCCCAGTTTGACCTCGGGGATCGCGAACAGCGTGCCCCTGGCCGCGATGCGGAAATCGGCCACCAGGCTCAGCTCGAATCCCGAGCCTAAAACGTGGCCGTGAAGCGCGCCGATCAGCGGGAACGGTATGTTGGACATTTTCTCGTACGACGACCGATAGCGTCGAATCAGGTCCCACATCCCCCGCGTCAACGTGGCTTTATTTTGCTCCTGCATCAGCGATAGCAGCTCGTTGTTTTCCAGCGAGAGGTCGATCCCCGCGCAAAAGCTCTTGCCCTCGCCGCGCAGGATCCCGCAACGTACGCCCTCCATCGCATTGAGCTCGTCGGCAGCCGTGCCTAATTCTTCCCACATCACCGAGTTCATCGCGTTGCGTTTGTCAGGTCGATCGAGGATCACGTGGCAGATATCGCCCTTGCGCTCGATGCGAATTGTTTCCATGTAAACCTCCTTGGTCGATGCGGATATCCTACCCGCGGATATGGTACTAAACAAATGAGAGTCGACGGTTAAAAAGATCGCGCAACTTGACGCGTTTTAACGCACCGTCAGCTAGCTGTGATTGCAGCTCGCGCAGCCGCTCCTCGGTCGGCCCGATGGTAAAACAGCATTCGCTGTCAATGTTCTCGATCA
This region includes:
- a CDS encoding PKD domain-containing protein, with translation MAVLAGPSSNPDQLHFSWQQDPSTSITAVWRTDVSVTGSVLEYGIGELADSVEGYSYSYSGGHGILHVAEATGLEPNTVYQVRVGDGAGHSSGIENIVTAPLPDDVCQSYSFVLLGDSRSTVGDGVSIWWPTLLDVATDQSPDFMLFNGDAIKEGDNQDGWDDFFDPGDMAYCPLMPVWGNHEDRGGSKYLPQYALPINDRTATEDFYSLRYGNALFLALDTEHGAAQYLTQQSWMHDQLGGSDALWKFAFFHRPAYSSGTTHGSEPEVQQYLVPLFDQYHIDAAFGSHDHMYERTVPIYNDHQVEQSEGTVYFVSGGAGAFVNPIGGMAWFTDKFLGMMHVLLVEVDFDRARFTMIGATEVTWETYEIFKPGIGKPTAAFTIDPLPATTGQTVRFDGSDSFDPCDELANYSWQFGDGTAGEGVIPEHIYNEPGTYSVALIVTDSDEQTAQLVQQLEVLEGSGDDDDDDSSDDDDQSGDDDDDDADGCGC
- the tpx gene encoding thiol peroxidase, whose translation is MDENSNAVTLNGTPMTLIGKLIQVGAQAPDFKLLDNDMQQVGLDAITGKTLIISVVPSLDTPVCDMQTRTFNKAAVELGADVEILTISMDLPFAQKRWCGAAGVEAVRTLSDHRYASFGEAYGLLIGELRLLARAVIVVDEQRVVRYVQLVPEISAEPDYNEVIARVAELI
- the mutM gene encoding bifunctional DNA-formamidopyrimidine glycosylase/DNA-(apurinic or apyrimidinic site) lyase, producing the protein MPELPEVETIVRQLGPLVIGRRLKRVQILDPKLESPDLAAAKGKIENIFRAGKQIVIELKHRGAEQWLCVHLRMTGRLLFQRQVDQRPRAILELDHGNLIFSDTRRFGTITMHRSLDELLPNALDPLDHGFTPFALAKLLSGSTQPLKVWLMRQDRLVGLGNIYASEILHRAKLSPFAPAGSLNRAQVRRLHNATRRVLIWAIDCCGTTFSDFQDARGEQGTFQQRLAVYGRESRTCKRCGAAIKRSVQAQRSTFYCPDCQS
- a CDS encoding CaiB/BaiF CoA-transferase family protein; translation: MGPLRGVRVLDLTRLLPGPFATTILANLGAQVLKVEPPDGGDYARWMPPLNSEQGTFFASLNHNKRSITLNLKNPDAQKIYWRLIQQYDVVVEQFRPGVMQRLGIGYEQARERFPQVIYVSLSGYGQDGPHRQRAGHDLNYIALAGVLGISGSIEGMPTVPGVQLADISGAIYAALGALAAVVQRQSSAQGDHVDVSLAESALSLVSPYLDEAYLRQQAPGPGDMMLNGLHPCYNIYRTADDRFMALGALEPKFFRPFVELVNRPDLADDGMATGERAEQVKAELQAIFSSRTQDEWIELLRDHDVCCEPVLDLKQVPTHELWSGRQAISSIEHPSEGTLHGAYGAVRFASHQRPSIAPSPSLGEHTDQVLAQLGFEPEQIAKLRQDGAI
- a CDS encoding enoyl-CoA hydratase/isomerase family protein, giving the protein METIRIERKGDICHVILDRPDKRNAMNSVMWEELGTAADELNAMEGVRCGILRGEGKSFCAGIDLSLENNELLSLMQEQNKATLTRGMWDLIRRYRSSYEKMSNIPFPLIGALHGHVLGSGFELSLVADFRIAARGTLFAIPEVKLGMQPDMGGCARLAKLIGQPQARRLVYTGEQIDTDEAERIGLVQIVVEPDELMDKAEAMAAQIAANAPLAVQSAKKVFLRSMDMPLSAALEYESVTASTVIIAEDPFEAFAAKLERRDPVFKGK